One Rosa chinensis cultivar Old Blush chromosome 3, RchiOBHm-V2, whole genome shotgun sequence DNA window includes the following coding sequences:
- the LOC112192323 gene encoding aldehyde dehydrogenase family 2 member C4 codes for MGGQSSGSSACSEESFVKMPTIKFTKLFINGEFIDSVSGKTFETIDPRTGEVITRVAEGDKEDVDLAVKAARAAFDHGPWPRLPGAERGAIMLKFADLIDEHTEELAKLDTVDAGKLFSFGKAVDIPQVAQTLRYYAGAADKIHGEVLKMSREFQAYTLLEPIGVVGHIIPWNFPSTLLFAKIAPSLAAGCTMVVKPAEQSPLSALYYAHLAKLAGVPDGVLNVITGYGETAGAAITHHMDIDKVSFTGSSEVGREVMQAAAKSNLKEVSLELGGKSPLLIFDDADVDMAADLALLGILFNKGEICVASSRVFVQEGIYDELVKKLTEKAKDWVVGDPFDPNVRQGPQVDKTQYEKILTYIEHGKRQGATLLTGGKPVGKKGYFIEPTVFTDVKDDMLIATDEIFGPVMSLMKFKTIEEGIERANKTKYGLAAGIVTKNIDVANTVSRSIRAGTIWINCYFAFGNDVPFGGYKISGFGKDYGMQGLHKYLHTKSVVTPIYKSPWL; via the exons ATGGGTGGCCAAAGTAGTGGAAGCTCTGCATGTTCCGAGGAGTCTTTTGTGAAGATGCCAACGATAAAGTTCACCAAGCTCTTCATCAATGGAGAATTCATCGATTCCGTTTCTG GAAAAACATTCGAGACGATAGATCCAAGAACAGGGGAGGTGATAACCAGAGTGGCAGAAGGAGATAAGGAAGACGTGGATTTGGCCGTGAAAGCTGCACGCGCCGCCTTTGACCATGGCCCCTGGCCTCGCTTACCCGGCGCT GAGAGGGGAGCGATTATGTTGAAGTTCGCAGACTTGATTGATGAACACACCGAAGAACTAGCCAAGTTGGATACAGTTGATGCTGGGAAGTTGTTCAGTTTTGGCAAAGCCGTAGACATACCTCAGGTAGCACAAACTCTACGTTACTATGCTGGTGCAGCTGATAAAATTCACGGAGAGGTGCTTAAAATGTCGCGCGAGTTTCAAGCTTATACATTACTTGAACCCATTGGAGTTGTCGGACACATCATTCCATGGAATTTTCCCAGCACCCTGTTATTTGCTAAGATTGCTCCTTCCTTGGCAGCTGGTTGTACAATGGTTGTCAAACCTGCTGAGCAATCACCTCTTTCGGCTCTGTATTATGCTCATCTAGCTAAGTTG GCTGGTGTTCCTGATGGAGTGCTCAATGTCATCACTGGGTATGGAGAGACTGCTGGTGCTGCCATCACCCATCATATGGACATTGACAAA GTCAGTTTTACTGGTTCCTCAGAGGTTGGCCGTGAAGTAATGCAGGCTGCAGCAAAGAGTAATTTAAAAGAAGTTTCACTTGAACTAGGGGGCAAGTCACCCCTATTGATTTTTGATGATGCTGATGTAGACATGGCTGCTGACCTTGCTCTCCTGGGGATTCTCTTCAACAAA GGAGAAATTTGCGTGGCAAGTTCCCGTGTTTTTGTTCAAGAAGGGATTTATGATGAACTTGTCAAGAAGTTGACAGAGAAGGCAAAAGATTGGGTTGTTGGAGATCCTTTTGATCCTAATGTTCGTCAAGGACCCCAG GTAGATAAAACGCAGTATGAGAAAATCTTGACCTACATTGAGCATGGCAAAAGACAAGGAGCAACTTTGTTAACAGGGGGCAAGCCTGTGGGGAAGAAGGGATATTTCATTGAGCCAACAGTATTCACTGATGTCAAG GATGACATGCTTATAGCGACGGATGAAATATTCGGACCTGTCATGTCGCTAATGAAGTTCAA GACAATTGAGGAGGGAATAGAGAGAGCCAACAAAACCAAATATGGCCTAGCAGCCGGCATTGTAACCAAGAACATCGATGTGGCCAACACCGTCTCAAGATCTATCCGCGCGGGCACTATATGGATCAACTGCTACTTTGCCTTCGGCAACGATGTCCCTTTTGGAGGATACAAGATAAGTGGCTTTGGAAAAGACTATGGTATGCAGGGCCTCCACAAGTATCTGCATACTAAATCTGTGGTCACTCCCATTTATAAATCTCCCTGGCTCTGA